The following proteins come from a genomic window of Legionella cherrii:
- a CDS encoding TylF/MycF family methyltransferase has translation MMNLHHKIAEKYLTVIKKSLTGSLDTSQPEHWQFNIATTKAFKSFMTNGQVRTLIGPKRLDNIEQSIKYITSNHVNGDIVEAGCWRGGALLYLKACLNVYQEPNTASRSVWGADLFPESSQLVTSYSKLIRFKSLLKIRKLLPKKSQQRLANHIMEAFPNEQYDKTTLNKIFALANSLTYIKRESLISTSHHDLLEAFKRYDLYDESIKLMPGWFKNTLPVMKDKIEHIALLRIDADFYQSTLDVLNALYPKLSQNGICIIDDYGGFTECQRAVDEYRKQHQITEPLESVDGTCYYWIVQNPIQQ, from the coding sequence ATGATGAACTTACACCATAAAATCGCGGAAAAATACTTAACCGTAATTAAAAAATCACTCACGGGTTCTTTAGACACGTCTCAACCAGAACACTGGCAATTTAATATTGCTACAACAAAAGCGTTTAAATCATTTATGACTAATGGACAAGTTAGGACGCTCATTGGTCCCAAACGATTAGATAATATAGAACAGTCAATTAAATACATTACAAGTAATCATGTTAATGGTGATATTGTTGAAGCCGGATGTTGGCGAGGTGGTGCTTTATTGTATTTAAAAGCGTGTCTGAATGTTTATCAAGAACCCAACACAGCCTCACGGAGTGTTTGGGGTGCGGATCTATTCCCAGAGTCAAGCCAACTCGTTACTTCCTATTCTAAATTAATACGCTTTAAGAGCTTATTAAAAATTAGAAAATTGCTTCCAAAGAAATCCCAACAGCGTTTAGCTAATCATATTATGGAAGCCTTCCCTAATGAACAATACGACAAAACAACCTTAAACAAGATCTTTGCTCTGGCCAATTCATTAACCTATATAAAAAGAGAATCCTTAATATCTACCTCGCATCACGATCTCCTCGAGGCATTTAAACGGTATGATCTTTATGATGAGTCAATAAAATTAATGCCTGGTTGGTTTAAAAATACCTTACCCGTAATGAAAGATAAAATTGAACATATTGCGCTTTTACGTATTGATGCTGATTTTTATCAATCAACATTGGACGTACTCAACGCTTTATACCCAAAGTTATCGCAAAATGGTATTTGCATTATTGATGATTATGGAGGCTTTACTGAATGCCAGCGAGCAGTGGACGAGTACCGTAAACAACATCAAATTACTGAACCCCTCGAATCAGTTGACGGCACCTGTTATTACTGGATCGTTCAGAATCCCATCCAACAATGA
- a CDS encoding outer membrane protein produces the protein MGCKSFKTILSLSIFATSAFAGTMGSAPNSQGFFIGVGGNYNSLRIHQNSWGLGISSLYIDGVYNSTGIAQGNAAPFINWSQNLSPEVQTGYLRNYNDSIYYGIKFTYQYLGAVVTNRDLYLPQTGVLTSASGAKSPMFGYAIADSVETTINHDMNLFALIGKKFDNKSIYLGAGPSLISLQSQNYNSIGYAIVNGETLNVTGLVNYGSPTMWAWGGGAQIGMNYFITPSWFIDASYTFSALEGRVSRHEQSFANTSTMNGDTLLTTGILATKDTFKTTLLQSINISINRLFDF, from the coding sequence ATGGGTTGCAAATCATTTAAGACCATTTTATCGCTCTCCATTTTTGCTACCTCTGCTTTCGCAGGGACTATGGGATCAGCGCCTAATTCTCAAGGTTTTTTTATTGGGGTAGGTGGAAATTACAACTCCCTAAGGATTCATCAGAACTCATGGGGTTTAGGGATTTCAAGCTTGTATATTGACGGCGTGTACAATTCTACCGGAATTGCCCAAGGTAATGCCGCCCCATTTATAAACTGGAGCCAAAACTTATCACCAGAGGTTCAAACTGGATATTTAAGAAACTATAATGATAGCATTTATTATGGGATTAAATTTACTTATCAATATCTTGGAGCAGTGGTAACGAATCGTGATCTTTACCTTCCTCAAACTGGGGTGCTCACCAGCGCATCGGGTGCCAAGAGCCCGATGTTTGGCTATGCAATTGCTGATTCTGTTGAAACAACCATTAACCACGATATGAATTTATTCGCTTTAATTGGTAAAAAGTTTGACAATAAAAGCATATACTTAGGTGCAGGTCCTTCATTAATCAGTTTGCAATCACAAAACTACAACTCCATAGGTTATGCCATTGTCAATGGTGAAACGCTCAATGTAACCGGTTTGGTAAACTATGGTTCCCCCACCATGTGGGCATGGGGTGGCGGTGCTCAAATTGGAATGAACTATTTTATTACTCCTTCATGGTTTATAGATGCATCCTATACTTTTTCAGCTTTAGAAGGTCGCGTAAGTCGACATGAACAATCATTTGCTAATACATCTACAATGAATGGTGATACCCTATTGACAACCGGAATACTGGCAACAAAAGATACTTTTAAAACGACACTGTTGCAATCCATTAATATATCCATTAATAGATTGTTTGACTTTTAG
- a CDS encoding ankyrin repeat domain-containing protein yields the protein MFSKLVQERLKSVLKNSVFEDNDRKVFKAVIEDSCKFEKPKEELQILLSYLNGIIGKDKENTISNLMDELLSSYLFIANPSTKDCKELYEKLGGFQESVGPGNYHNQLKNMRENLVKQVKNKVELKSKLLNEMKLSTCVLITRALLAKNKSLKGDYIDLMIEKLIKVSPYSLAKNLSLQKNYLFLIKNLRKTDAPEHQSTLNRLENRVDILMKIGDEHRDAVTANDNMISVIEEAIRKIKIPADIEINLGILKRYGKNVEKLEEQLKKIEQVLAEEQQKKQVPFQYVDEAISRYSGEKSRNSKKLGEILVEVSSEVVSSSQKRSQVINREILDFSKQVAALSSQAKEKNRESLEQLKQNDTNLSAIQKEIAKIKIPADIGINLEILKKYGKDVQQLEARLKEIEQRLEEEQQKARVHFRYFDEAEKICFEENSSDLERTVDTLVDKSLMALKLSQSGYQEINRDILEFSKQIAALCLQAVKENQQLDKDYLDIQDKYRKFYFGQENALAELEILKAQHYERIKFLEINNLLDNSEDLAKAKKIFDEMDPRAFKEAMDQFVEELRSFAPLQDPEEKRKKIANLLVELDKLSKEFQIHNTLASLKHHLEGLSQQVNLSIKKNRETKLELIKNRAARESAHQIKLKEVETEDQAIKSLLTKQSQNWESLKLSLQNQSSEIDTKTNAIQSAFLGNQERINSLGKTISWMSYPIIRWILGSWLKPLQQERETLLATNTTLGNLGSSLKKIKNETDKIASSNAQVTDFKSLQDEYKGLENFRQKESIRQFIPNLFSIEKSDYAQVSGQILELENKKQQLTSDAKIIEDEVLKLNNVIAGLQEKMKGLESDKEKTFTDLLIEAHGKETKGIDLTHMRNKHFLLHLQSSAEQGNIDPINLIMEHCIRLDAPNSNGDNALHLAARNGKIEAARWLLSRKEQWHSKNKDGNTPLHFAALGEKPEMVSLLLDELRDKNSNFKNNRGNTPLHEAVSKGNLEILNLLLSDLKTKKQEWNVPNASGHTPLYSAVSQGKATVVNLLIDDLRERNALTPAKGQFNTLLFLAYKRYCEAREPNKREKRDNFEIIMQSLKKEGAQFDLSKEDSAGNNIFHLAAKNGDIQQIQELTQKEKSTLDKFVGDTINFLVGSDPINKENTTGKTPLQLALENDHHHAVRLLILSGAKIDKPTLATEKGKLFLDEVSPTDDQEIYARLLKEGLINSPTQEAVSTAPLAEQTSLEDANAESAEGNDEPSAQERLAEEERLAEEQLAREREVSLQNKIKNIGLRDFNVAEVRNNLMEEIKTAPSRERSRLANAKDIHGNTLLHILVNNKEEKAVKVVCKYADVYIKDRNKKSALTLATESLHEQSGSLMGIFGSLAGKKIGDYKEAKIYQAIAEKARSQDSIQLKSLKIISQMQSVVQQLLLKHKSLILALKEKNAEIGDLEQLSMGAGKRSLEIVKIMQDTKDETEYKIKYPLESQEVVKLQEEMMGIIRIVKADIALMEDRLKSLKNAEKYQWHFGEQDTPLHQDIKRGDIDSWNQRRNAEALAENINKMSDGYPPLHLAILYAKSSDSQEEQETSLKMAKFLIEKGADINAKNPEGETALHLLAKRSDRAALEIVKLLKARQVETNAVDKGGNNARQIAEREKNQNFLNLFPTVCEEMIKKGITFFAAPEQEPAMVSSKNKTEEGPVFVDKTNLFKQMRKKKQEEQQHQQETIKLSG from the coding sequence ATGTTTAGTAAATTAGTGCAAGAACGACTTAAAAGCGTCTTAAAAAATTCTGTCTTTGAAGATAACGATCGAAAAGTGTTTAAAGCGGTGATTGAGGACTCTTGCAAATTTGAAAAACCAAAAGAAGAACTTCAAATCCTCCTTTCTTATCTTAATGGAATAATTGGAAAGGATAAAGAAAATACAATTTCAAATCTCATGGATGAGCTATTGAGTAGCTATTTGTTCATCGCCAACCCCTCTACGAAAGATTGCAAAGAGTTATATGAGAAATTGGGCGGTTTTCAAGAAAGTGTTGGTCCTGGAAATTACCATAATCAACTGAAAAATATGAGGGAAAATTTAGTCAAACAAGTAAAAAACAAGGTGGAATTGAAATCAAAGCTGTTGAATGAAATGAAATTGAGTACGTGTGTTCTCATTACTCGGGCCTTGTTGGCAAAAAATAAATCTTTAAAGGGTGACTACATTGATTTAATGATTGAAAAATTAATAAAAGTCTCTCCTTATAGTTTAGCAAAGAATCTTTCTCTTCAAAAAAATTATCTTTTTTTAATCAAGAACTTAAGAAAAACAGATGCACCCGAACATCAGTCCACCTTGAACAGATTAGAGAATCGCGTAGATATCTTAATGAAAATTGGAGATGAACACCGGGATGCTGTTACAGCAAATGATAATATGATCAGCGTAATTGAGGAGGCAATAAGAAAGATAAAAATACCGGCTGATATCGAAATTAATTTAGGGATTCTTAAAAGATACGGCAAAAACGTAGAGAAGCTTGAAGAGCAATTAAAAAAAATTGAACAAGTTCTAGCAGAGGAGCAACAAAAAAAACAAGTACCCTTCCAGTATGTTGATGAAGCAATAAGCAGATACTCTGGAGAGAAATCAAGAAATTCTAAAAAATTAGGCGAAATCTTGGTTGAAGTGAGCTCCGAGGTAGTGAGCTCCAGTCAGAAAAGATCTCAAGTAATCAATCGCGAAATTCTAGACTTTTCCAAACAAGTCGCAGCCCTCAGTTCGCAAGCAAAGGAAAAAAATAGGGAATCACTGGAACAACTTAAGCAGAATGATACCAATCTAAGCGCAATTCAAAAAGAAATAGCAAAAATAAAAATACCGGCGGATATCGGAATTAATTTAGAAATTCTTAAAAAGTACGGTAAAGACGTACAGCAACTTGAAGCGCGATTAAAAGAAATTGAACAACGTTTAGAAGAGGAACAACAAAAAGCGCGAGTACACTTCCGGTATTTTGATGAAGCAGAAAAGATATGCTTTGAAGAGAACTCAAGCGATTTAGAAAGAACAGTTGACACCTTGGTAGACAAGAGTCTAATGGCATTGAAGTTAAGCCAATCCGGATATCAAGAGATCAATCGCGACATTCTAGAATTTTCCAAACAAATTGCTGCCCTGTGCTTGCAAGCAGTGAAAGAAAATCAGCAATTAGATAAAGATTATCTAGATATTCAAGATAAATATCGAAAATTTTACTTCGGTCAGGAAAACGCCTTAGCCGAATTAGAAATTTTAAAAGCACAACACTATGAAAGAATTAAGTTTTTAGAAATAAATAATTTGCTCGATAACTCGGAAGATTTAGCCAAAGCTAAAAAAATATTTGATGAGATGGACCCTAGAGCTTTTAAAGAAGCTATGGATCAATTTGTAGAAGAATTACGTTCTTTTGCCCCATTACAGGACCCAGAAGAAAAAAGGAAAAAAATAGCAAACCTTTTGGTTGAACTGGATAAGCTCTCCAAGGAGTTCCAGATACACAATACTTTAGCGAGTTTAAAACACCATTTGGAGGGTTTGAGTCAACAAGTCAATTTAAGCATCAAGAAAAATAGAGAGACTAAGCTTGAGCTCATTAAGAATCGCGCAGCTAGGGAAAGTGCACACCAAATAAAACTAAAAGAGGTGGAAACTGAGGATCAAGCAATAAAAAGTTTATTAACGAAACAGAGTCAAAATTGGGAGAGTTTAAAATTATCTCTTCAAAATCAGAGCTCTGAAATAGACACTAAAACGAACGCTATCCAGTCAGCTTTCCTAGGTAATCAGGAGCGGATAAATAGCCTGGGTAAAACTATCTCTTGGATGAGCTACCCCATTATCCGCTGGATATTGGGTTCTTGGTTAAAACCATTGCAACAGGAAAGAGAAACGCTCTTAGCGACAAATACTACATTAGGCAATCTAGGGTCTAGTTTGAAAAAAATAAAAAATGAAACAGACAAAATTGCTTCGAGTAACGCTCAAGTTACAGATTTTAAATCGCTGCAGGATGAATATAAAGGATTGGAAAATTTTCGTCAAAAGGAATCAATTCGCCAGTTTATTCCCAATCTTTTTTCTATAGAAAAATCTGATTATGCTCAAGTTTCTGGACAAATATTAGAGCTTGAAAACAAAAAGCAACAACTTACAAGTGATGCAAAAATAATAGAAGACGAGGTGCTCAAATTAAACAACGTCATAGCTGGACTTCAGGAAAAAATGAAGGGTTTAGAAAGTGACAAAGAAAAAACATTTACAGATCTGCTCATTGAAGCGCATGGAAAGGAAACAAAAGGTATTGATCTGACTCACATGCGAAACAAGCATTTTCTCCTACACCTCCAATCAAGTGCTGAACAAGGTAATATAGATCCAATTAATCTCATTATGGAACACTGTATTCGTCTTGATGCTCCAAACTCTAACGGAGATAATGCTTTACATTTGGCCGCCCGTAACGGGAAAATTGAGGCTGCACGCTGGTTGCTAAGCAGAAAAGAGCAATGGCACTCTAAAAATAAAGACGGTAATACCCCCTTACATTTTGCCGCTTTAGGGGAAAAACCGGAAATGGTTAGCTTGTTGTTGGATGAGCTCAGGGATAAGAACAGTAATTTTAAAAATAACAGAGGGAATACTCCTTTACATGAAGCTGTTTCAAAAGGAAATCTTGAGATTCTTAACCTATTACTCAGTGACCTAAAAACTAAAAAGCAGGAGTGGAATGTTCCTAACGCTTCCGGGCATACCCCTTTATATTCAGCTGTTTCTCAGGGAAAAGCAACAGTCGTGAATTTATTAATAGATGATTTAAGAGAGAGAAACGCTCTTACCCCGGCTAAAGGTCAATTTAATACTCTGTTATTCCTAGCCTATAAAAGATACTGCGAGGCTAGAGAACCTAATAAAAGAGAGAAAAGAGACAATTTCGAAATCATTATGCAAAGTTTAAAGAAAGAAGGAGCTCAATTTGATTTAAGCAAAGAGGATAGCGCTGGAAATAATATTTTTCACCTGGCTGCAAAGAATGGAGATATTCAACAAATTCAAGAATTAACCCAAAAGGAAAAAAGCACCTTAGACAAATTCGTGGGTGATACAATTAATTTTTTGGTTGGGAGTGACCCTATCAATAAGGAAAATACCACAGGTAAAACACCACTGCAATTAGCATTAGAGAATGATCATCATCATGCAGTTCGCTTATTGATTCTTTCTGGAGCAAAGATAGACAAACCAACTTTAGCAACAGAAAAAGGAAAATTGTTTCTTGATGAAGTTTCACCTACAGACGATCAGGAAATCTATGCCAGGCTTTTAAAAGAGGGATTAATCAACTCCCCAACCCAGGAGGCAGTGAGTACAGCACCGTTGGCAGAGCAAACTTCGCTAGAAGATGCCAATGCGGAATCAGCAGAAGGTAATGACGAACCTTCCGCTCAAGAAAGATTAGCAGAAGAGGAACGATTAGCAGAGGAACAGTTGGCAAGAGAACGCGAAGTGAGTTTGCAAAACAAAATAAAAAATATTGGTTTAAGGGATTTTAATGTTGCAGAAGTAAGGAATAATTTGATGGAAGAAATAAAAACTGCCCCATCCCGGGAACGATCGCGCTTAGCCAATGCCAAAGATATACATGGAAATACTCTCTTACACATTTTAGTTAATAATAAGGAAGAAAAGGCAGTAAAAGTGGTTTGTAAATATGCAGATGTCTATATTAAAGACCGGAACAAAAAATCCGCACTCACATTAGCAACAGAGTCTTTGCATGAACAAAGTGGTTCTCTTATGGGGATTTTTGGGAGTCTGGCAGGTAAAAAAATTGGCGACTATAAAGAAGCGAAAATTTATCAAGCCATAGCTGAAAAAGCACGTAGCCAGGATTCAATCCAACTCAAGTCACTGAAAATAATCTCTCAAATGCAATCAGTAGTACAGCAATTATTACTAAAACATAAGTCTCTAATATTAGCGCTTAAAGAGAAAAACGCAGAGATAGGTGACCTGGAGCAGCTCAGCATGGGCGCTGGAAAACGCTCTCTTGAAATTGTTAAAATCATGCAGGATACTAAAGATGAAACAGAGTATAAGATTAAATACCCTCTCGAATCTCAGGAAGTAGTTAAACTACAAGAAGAGATGATGGGAATAATTCGAATAGTAAAGGCAGATATAGCGCTCATGGAAGATCGATTAAAATCCCTAAAAAATGCTGAGAAATACCAATGGCACTTCGGGGAACAGGACACCCCCTTACATCAAGACATTAAACGAGGCGATATTGATAGCTGGAATCAAAGACGTAACGCAGAAGCGTTAGCGGAAAATATTAATAAAATGAGTGACGGTTATCCCCCTTTACATTTAGCGATACTCTACGCAAAATCGAGCGATTCTCAAGAAGAGCAAGAGACAAGCTTAAAGATGGCTAAGTTTCTGATTGAAAAAGGTGCCGATATTAATGCTAAAAATCCTGAGGGAGAAACAGCATTACATTTACTGGCCAAACGAAGCGACCGGGCAGCACTGGAAATTGTGAAATTACTCAAAGCACGTCAGGTCGAAACTAATGCAGTCGATAAAGGTGGTAATAATGCCCGACAGATAGCAGAACGAGAAAAAAACCAGAACTTTCTTAATCTGTTCCCAACTGTATGTGAAGAAATGATCAAAAAAGGGATTACATTTTTCGCAGCACCGGAGCAAGAACCCGCAATGGTTTCATCAAAGAATAAAACTGAAGAGGGACCAGTATTTGTAGATAAGACCAATCTATTTAAACAAATGAGAAAGAAAAAACAAGAGGAACAACAACATCAACAAGAAACGATAAAACTGTCCGGTTAA
- the fabD gene encoding ACP S-malonyltransferase, which translates to MSVLLFPGQGSQFKGMGQELFKLFPEVVAEANQILGYDLEQAVLSDVMNQTLYTQPLIYCISIMAWLARKAELKVDMVLGHSLGEYAALYVAEVFDFATGLRIVQRRAELMNEAREGAMAAIVGMSAAQIETIIKENQLPLVIANYNSPMQTVISGTKESVDASSKLFVEGRFIPLKVSGAFHSPLMQAAAETFYSYLKQFQFHPPRYPIILNATARAHVDCSIDMTQLLSQQLVRPVFWHQSIEYCLTLGYLDFIELGPGKVLTSLLDGILNDPVITGAVN; encoded by the coding sequence ATGAGTGTATTATTATTTCCCGGCCAAGGTTCACAATTTAAAGGAATGGGACAAGAGTTATTTAAATTATTTCCCGAAGTTGTTGCCGAAGCCAATCAGATACTTGGTTATGACCTGGAACAGGCTGTATTGAGTGATGTGATGAATCAAACTTTATATACTCAACCACTCATTTATTGTATTTCCATCATGGCATGGCTTGCTAGAAAAGCTGAATTAAAAGTGGATATGGTACTAGGACATAGTTTAGGTGAGTATGCCGCACTTTATGTGGCCGAAGTTTTTGATTTTGCTACTGGACTGAGAATCGTTCAGCGACGTGCAGAATTGATGAATGAAGCTCGAGAGGGAGCTATGGCGGCAATAGTTGGAATGAGTGCGGCTCAAATTGAGACGATTATCAAAGAAAACCAGTTGCCCCTGGTGATTGCTAATTATAATTCTCCCATGCAAACCGTGATTTCAGGAACAAAGGAATCGGTCGATGCCAGTTCCAAATTATTTGTCGAAGGACGTTTTATTCCCTTAAAGGTTAGTGGTGCATTCCATTCTCCTTTGATGCAAGCTGCTGCTGAAACTTTTTATTCCTATCTCAAACAATTTCAGTTTCACCCACCCCGATATCCCATCATACTCAATGCTACTGCACGAGCCCATGTTGATTGTTCTATCGATATGACTCAATTACTGAGCCAACAGTTAGTGAGGCCTGTATTTTGGCATCAAAGCATCGAATATTGCCTGACTTTAGGGTATTTGGATTTTATTGAGCTTGGGCCAGGCAAGGTACTTACTTCATTGTTGGATGGGATTCTGAACGATCCAGTAATAACAGGTGCCGTCAACTGA